From the genome of Suricata suricatta isolate VVHF042 chromosome 3, meerkat_22Aug2017_6uvM2_HiC, whole genome shotgun sequence, one region includes:
- the LOC115287277 gene encoding uncharacterized protein LOC115287277 — protein MPRPQMHVCLTSAVSASSLYCFWRRCKPRGAMPRPWGRGAPGHKPSPAEGPWSAHPWLWVEEEGGELWGGPLKILSSTRRRGRGWPSAAGAPGRGAGVSGTLFVLKLQVSGLGDPSLQLVSMVALELAGGAQRTWSWGWAALLEGEGQAEGRVAVGPGRALALNSASLTLGSGLGFPLWLGAEGALGYLRGFKFMFQGPRLLRALSGLGSVAWGVGSVPGADWAPAVGMGWAVPHFSGPRFPHVGNGAGFCAPRRHPGPPFLTVVLGQQGSLGPHCLGGNGAPICGGLAPGSLQPSSLMPSGLGFVSELPRHSSWNRFLLLSWPGLVPHLGPHQELGSLPYAPLRRPVSCAVTCPLGGRSRFSSRAINLQRKKRVEERRK, from the coding sequence ATGCCGAGGCCCCAAATGCACGTGTGCCTCACAAGTGCCGTCTCCGCCTCGTCCCTTTACTGCTTTTGGAGACGGTGCAAGCCCAGAGGGGCCAtgccaaggccctggggcagaggagCCCCTGGTCACAAACCCAGCCCCGCAGAAGGGCCGTGGTCTGCACATCCGTGGCTCTGGGTTGAGGAGGAAGGCGGTGAGCTGTGGGGAGGCCCCCTGAAAATACTCTCTAGTACTCGGAGGAGGGGGCGCGGGTGGCCCTCAGCTGCAGGGGCtccggggagaggggcaggtgtGTCTGGgactttatttgtattaaaactGCAAGTCTCAGGTTTGGGGGACCCCTCCCTGCAATTGGTGAGCATGGTTGCCCTGGAGCTGGCTGGGGGCGCACAGAGGACGTGGTCCTGGGGCTGGGCTGCGCTtctggaaggggagggacaggccGAAGGACGGGTCGCGGTGGGGCCAGGGAGGGCTTTGGCCTTGAACTCGGCTTCCTTAACCCTTGGATCAGGCTTAGGGTTTCCTCTTTGGCTCGGAGCAGAGGGAGCACTTGGCTACCTGCGTGGGTTTAAATTCATGTTTCAAGGTCCCCGCCTCCTGCGTGCCTTGTCTGGCCTGGGCAGCGTGGCCTGGGGGGTGGGCTCTGTCCCGGGCGCAGACTGGGCGCCTGCCGTGGGAATGGGGTGGGCTGTGCCCCACTTCTCTGGACCTCGGTTTCCTCACGTGGGGAACGGGGCTGGATTCTGTGCTCCAAGGCGCCATCCAGGCCCGCCCTTTCTGACTGTGGTCCTGGGTCAGCAGGGGTCACTCGGGCCCCACTGCCTTGGCGGGAACGGGGCTCCGATCTGTGGGGGCCTGGCCCCGGGCAGCCTGCAGCCGTCCAGCCTCATGCCCTCTGGCCTCGGGTTTGTGTCCGAGCTCCCTCGACACTCCTCCTGGAACCggttccttctcctctcctggccAGGCTTGGTCCCCCATCTGGGTCCCCACCAGGAACTGGGGTCCCTCCCCTACGCCCCGCTCCGGCGGCCGGTCTCCTGCGCCGTGACCTGTCCCCTTGGGGGGCGGAGCAGGTTTTCCTCAAGAGCTATTAACCTGCAGAGAAAAAAACGTGTCGAGGAACGGCGGAAATAA